One window of the Sulfitobacter alexandrii genome contains the following:
- a CDS encoding MarR family winged helix-turn-helix transcriptional regulator: MSDDSQTVAIMLFSELLAADHAVRSRLTRVLPKGMEISHFSVLNHLAWQGDESSPARLAERFGVTRGAMTNTLTKLEWSGYVHIRPDWDDARRKMVAISPAGRQARNDAVAAIAPMINEVVESLGEEQTRAALPILREIRIKLA, translated from the coding sequence ATGAGTGATGACAGCCAGACAGTTGCGATCATGCTGTTCAGCGAACTTCTTGCGGCGGATCATGCCGTGCGGAGCCGGCTGACACGCGTTCTGCCCAAGGGGATGGAGATTTCCCATTTCTCGGTTCTCAATCACCTGGCCTGGCAGGGGGATGAGAGCAGTCCGGCCCGCTTGGCCGAACGATTCGGCGTGACGCGCGGGGCCATGACAAACACGCTGACAAAACTGGAATGGTCCGGCTATGTCCACATCCGGCCGGACTGGGACGACGCCCGCCGCAAGATGGTCGCGATCAGCCCCGCCGGCCGCCAGGCACGCAATGATGCGGTGGCAGCCATCGCGCCCATGATCAACGAGGTCGTGGAAAGCCTGGGCGAGGAGCAGACCCGCGCAGCCCTGCCGATCCTGCGCGAGATCCGGATCAAGCTCGCCTGA
- the ubiG gene encoding bifunctional 2-polyprenyl-6-hydroxyphenol methylase/3-demethylubiquinol 3-O-methyltransferase UbiG → MQTSRTTVDPSEISKFEAMAAEWWDPNGKFKPLHMLNPCRLDYITTQIAGEFDRDLKSDAPFEGLRILDIGCGGGLLAEPMARLGADVVGADAAERNIPVAQVHAEQSGLTIDYRHTTAEAMAAAGEVFDVVLNMEVVEHVASPIDYLTACHDLLKPGGLHICSTLNRNPKSYVMAIVGAEHIMRWLPKGTHEWSKFITPDELFDLLRQAGLEPVDRKGFVFNPVAWSWRLSDRDLSVNYVTASVRRA, encoded by the coding sequence ATGCAAACGTCTCGAACAACCGTCGATCCATCGGAAATCTCGAAGTTCGAGGCGATGGCGGCGGAATGGTGGGACCCTAACGGCAAGTTCAAGCCGTTGCACATGCTCAACCCATGCCGGCTGGATTACATCACAACGCAGATCGCCGGTGAATTCGATCGCGATCTGAAGTCGGACGCCCCTTTCGAGGGGCTGCGCATTCTCGACATCGGCTGCGGCGGAGGACTGCTGGCGGAGCCGATGGCCCGGCTTGGGGCGGATGTCGTCGGCGCCGACGCCGCAGAGCGTAACATCCCCGTGGCGCAGGTTCACGCCGAGCAATCCGGCCTCACGATCGATTACCGCCACACCACGGCCGAGGCGATGGCTGCCGCCGGCGAGGTGTTCGACGTCGTCCTGAACATGGAGGTGGTCGAACACGTCGCATCGCCGATCGACTACCTGACCGCCTGCCACGACCTGCTCAAGCCGGGCGGTCTGCACATCTGCTCGACCCTCAACCGCAATCCGAAATCCTATGTCATGGCCATTGTCGGCGCCGAGCACATCATGCGCTGGCTGCCGAAGGGAACCCATGAATGGTCCAAGTTCATCACGCCGGACGAACTGTTTGATCTGCTGCGGCAGGCAGGGTTGGAACCGGTGGACCGCAAGGGTTTCGTATTCAATCCCGTGGCGTGGTCATGGCGGTTGTCCGACAGGGATCTGAGCGTCAACTACGTGACCGCCAGCGTCAGGCGAGCTTGA
- the pip gene encoding prolyl aminopeptidase yields MDKFPDQKRATQYLYPPIDPFDQGMMSVGQGHRVYYEQCGNPDGIPVVVLHGGPGGGCSPSMRRYFDPSVYRVILFDQRGCGRSRPHASVTDNTTWHLVADIEMIRTALKIDSWIVFGGSWGATLALVYAQTHPDAVRHLVLRGVFLMTQAELDWFYGGGAGKFWPEVWDRFVSLIPKDEQDDLIAAYHRRLFSGDLPMEQRFGRAWAAWENALASIHSSGASHEGPSDYARAFARLENHYFTNAGFLEFDGQIIEHMPRIAHIPGTIVQGRYDMICPPISAHRIAARWPGCELSMVRNAGHALSEPGISAELVRTMDRIAKS; encoded by the coding sequence ATGGACAAGTTTCCCGATCAAAAGCGCGCGACGCAGTATCTTTATCCCCCGATCGACCCGTTCGATCAGGGCATGATGTCCGTTGGGCAGGGCCATCGGGTGTATTACGAGCAGTGCGGCAACCCGGACGGCATTCCCGTCGTGGTGCTGCATGGCGGGCCGGGCGGCGGTTGCAGCCCGTCGATGCGCCGGTACTTCGATCCCTCTGTTTACCGCGTCATCCTGTTCGACCAGCGCGGCTGCGGGCGGTCGCGGCCCCATGCGAGCGTCACGGACAACACCACCTGGCACCTCGTCGCCGATATCGAGATGATTCGCACCGCGCTGAAGATCGACAGCTGGATCGTCTTCGGCGGTTCCTGGGGTGCGACACTTGCGCTGGTCTATGCCCAGACCCACCCCGACGCGGTGCGCCATCTCGTGCTGCGGGGCGTATTCCTCATGACGCAGGCCGAACTGGACTGGTTCTATGGCGGGGGCGCGGGGAAATTCTGGCCGGAGGTCTGGGACCGTTTCGTTTCACTTATCCCCAAGGATGAACAGGACGACCTGATCGCTGCATATCACAGGCGGCTCTTTTCGGGCGATCTGCCCATGGAACAGCGGTTCGGACGGGCTTGGGCCGCCTGGGAGAACGCGCTCGCCTCGATCCATTCTTCCGGGGCTTCGCACGAGGGGCCGTCCGACTATGCCCGCGCGTTTGCCAGGCTCGAGAACCATTATTTCACCAATGCCGGGTTTCTCGAGTTCGACGGGCAGATCATCGAGCACATGCCGCGCATCGCGCATATTCCCGGCACCATCGTGCAGGGCAGGTACGACATGATCTGTCCGCCCATCAGCGCGCACCGGATCGCTGCCCGCTGGCCCGGATGCGAGCTGAGCATGGTGCGCAATGCCGGGCACGCGCTGTCCGAGCCGGGCATTAGCGCGGAACTGGTCCGCACCATGGACCGGATCGCCAAGTCATGA
- a CDS encoding ABC transporter substrate-binding protein gives MSRRSPFLDRRAVFSSAAAAVLLAATGVGASGIPARGGRLRMALSGGARSDSWVQGNGLFMQVARQGLIYDTLTEVAADGTLRAELALGWQASPDARTWDFDLRCGVHFHDGTGFSAADAVASLRDLIGGEVSAPRSDRLRISLAEPDPGLPLLLAGPDFVIRPAHAPAAGIGTGLYRLRRFRPGQQLLATRVASHFRDGSAGWFDEVELTSIPSEAVRGQALGEYLVDAVDIREAGALAGVPDVHLMPDSRHPAQAVSNAVAQPAQVGRLHPLDNLRAAERWWFA, from the coding sequence ATGAGCCGGCGGTCGCCTTTCCTTGACCGCCGTGCGGTCTTTTCCAGCGCGGCAGCCGCGGTGCTGCTAGCGGCCACGGGCGTGGGCGCATCCGGTATCCCGGCGCGCGGCGGACGGCTGCGGATGGCACTGTCCGGCGGGGCGCGCAGCGATTCCTGGGTGCAGGGCAACGGGCTGTTCATGCAGGTGGCCCGACAGGGATTGATCTACGATACGCTGACCGAGGTTGCGGCGGACGGTACGTTGCGGGCCGAGCTTGCGCTGGGCTGGCAGGCTTCGCCGGATGCGCGGACATGGGACTTCGATTTGCGCTGCGGCGTGCACTTTCACGACGGAACCGGTTTTTCCGCCGCCGATGCAGTGGCCAGCCTGCGCGACCTCATCGGCGGAGAGGTTTCCGCACCGCGTTCCGACCGGTTGAGAATCAGTCTGGCCGAGCCGGACCCCGGCTTGCCGCTGCTGCTCGCGGGCCCCGATTTCGTGATCCGGCCCGCTCATGCACCCGCGGCAGGGATCGGCACGGGCCTATACCGTTTGCGCCGGTTCCGACCCGGCCAGCAGCTGCTCGCCACGCGGGTTGCCAGCCACTTCCGCGACGGATCGGCAGGCTGGTTCGACGAGGTCGAATTGACGTCGATCCCATCCGAGGCCGTGCGGGGCCAGGCATTGGGTGAGTACCTGGTCGATGCGGTCGATATCCGGGAGGCGGGCGCATTGGCCGGGGTGCCGGATGTGCACCTCATGCCCGACTCCCGCCATCCGGCTCAGGCCGTCAGCAACGCCGTCGCCCAGCCCGCCCAGGTCGGTCGCCTGCACCCGCTGGACAACCTGCGGGCGGCGGAGCGCTGGTGGTTCGCCTGA
- the rimP gene encoding ribosome maturation factor RimP — MTKDQTYSNSLIAKAAIDRRLAEIISPVIEDMGFELVRVRLMSGKNTTLQIMADKPEGGIEVDDLALINQAVGTVLDVEDPILDEYTLEVSSPGIDRPLTRLKDFDMFEGYEAKLETEELIDGRRRFKGELAGVEGNEVLINVEEGTIGLDFGWLSDAKLVLTDELIKEMLRQRKAAGALNEQDFDEVQTEDGSAEGED, encoded by the coding sequence ATGACCAAGGACCAGACATACTCCAATTCGCTGATCGCAAAGGCCGCCATCGACCGCCGGCTGGCCGAGATCATCAGCCCGGTGATCGAGGACATGGGATTCGAACTGGTGCGGGTGCGTCTGATGTCCGGCAAGAACACGACGCTCCAGATCATGGCCGACAAGCCCGAAGGCGGGATCGAGGTGGATGATCTGGCGCTGATCAACCAGGCGGTCGGCACCGTTCTGGACGTCGAGGATCCCATTCTGGACGAGTATACGCTTGAGGTCTCCAGCCCCGGTATCGACCGTCCGCTGACCCGGCTCAAGGATTTCGACATGTTCGAAGGCTACGAGGCCAAGCTGGAGACGGAAGAACTGATCGACGGACGCCGCCGCTTCAAGGGCGAACTGGCGGGTGTCGAGGGGAACGAGGTGCTCATCAATGTCGAGGAGGGGACCATCGGTCTCGACTTCGGCTGGCTGTCGGACGCCAAACTGGTCCTGACCGACGAGCTGATCAAGGAAATGCTGCGCCAGCGCAAGGCGGCGGGCGCGCTGAATGAACAAGATTTCGATGAAGTCCAGACCGAAGACGGTTCTGCTGAGGGAGAAGACTAA
- the nusA gene encoding transcription termination factor NusA, with translation MAITSANQLELLQTAEAVAREKMIDPGLVVEAMEESLARAAKSRYGAEMDIRVSIDRKTGRATFTRVRTVVEDEELENYQAEFTVEQARQYMDDPKVGDTLVEEVPPVEMGRIAAQSAKQVILQKVREAERDRQYEEFKDRAGTIINGLVKREEYGNVIVDVGAGEAILRRNEKIGRESYRPNDRIRVYIKDVRREQRGPQIFLSRTAPEFMAELFKMEVPEIYDGIIEIKAVARDPGSRAKIAVISYDNSIDPVGACVGMRGSRVQAVVNELQGEKIDIIPWNEDQPTFLVNALQPAEVSKVVLDEEAGKIEVVVPEEQLSLAIGRRGQNVRLASQLTGLDIDIMTEEQESQRRQAEFELRTKLFMDNLDLDEFFAQLLVAEGFTNLEEVAYVEVDELLVIDGVDEDTANELQARARDVIEAQNKAALEAARALGVEDSLVEFEGLTPQMIEALAKDDVKTLEDFATCADWELAGGWTTVNGERVKDEGTLEPFDITLEEAQDMIMTARVMLGWVDPEDLEANEEDDDETVEEAEA, from the coding sequence ATGGCCATTACATCTGCCAACCAGCTCGAGCTGCTGCAAACCGCCGAAGCGGTGGCGCGTGAAAAGATGATCGACCCCGGGCTCGTGGTCGAAGCGATGGAAGAATCGCTCGCCCGTGCGGCAAAGTCCCGCTATGGCGCGGAAATGGACATTCGCGTGTCCATCGACCGCAAGACCGGCCGCGCGACCTTTACCCGTGTGCGGACCGTGGTCGAGGATGAAGAGCTCGAGAACTATCAGGCCGAGTTCACCGTGGAACAGGCCCGGCAGTATATGGACGACCCCAAGGTCGGTGATACCCTCGTCGAGGAAGTGCCGCCCGTGGAAATGGGTCGCATCGCGGCACAATCGGCCAAGCAGGTCATCCTGCAGAAGGTCCGCGAAGCGGAGCGGGACCGCCAGTACGAGGAATTCAAGGACCGCGCCGGCACCATCATCAACGGGCTGGTCAAGCGGGAGGAATACGGCAACGTCATCGTCGACGTGGGCGCGGGCGAAGCGATCCTGCGCCGCAACGAGAAGATCGGCCGCGAATCCTATCGTCCGAACGACCGCATCCGGGTCTACATCAAGGACGTTCGCCGCGAGCAGCGCGGCCCGCAGATCTTCCTGTCGCGCACCGCGCCGGAGTTCATGGCCGAGCTGTTCAAGATGGAGGTGCCCGAAATCTATGACGGCATCATCGAGATCAAGGCGGTCGCCCGTGATCCGGGTTCGCGCGCGAAGATTGCCGTGATCTCCTATGACAACTCGATCGACCCCGTCGGGGCCTGCGTCGGCATGCGCGGCAGCCGCGTGCAGGCCGTGGTGAACGAGCTTCAGGGCGAGAAGATCGACATCATTCCGTGGAACGAGGATCAGCCGACCTTCCTGGTGAACGCGCTGCAGCCCGCCGAAGTGTCGAAGGTCGTTCTCGACGAGGAGGCCGGCAAGATCGAAGTCGTCGTGCCGGAGGAGCAGCTGTCGCTCGCCATTGGCCGCCGTGGCCAGAACGTGCGCCTGGCGTCCCAGCTGACGGGTCTCGACATCGATATCATGACCGAAGAGCAGGAAAGCCAGCGCCGTCAGGCCGAGTTCGAACTGCGGACCAAGCTGTTCATGGACAATCTCGATCTGGATGAGTTCTTTGCACAGTTGCTGGTTGCGGAAGGGTTTACCAACCTCGAGGAAGTTGCCTATGTCGAGGTTGACGAGCTGCTGGTCATCGACGGGGTGGACGAGGACACCGCGAACGAACTGCAGGCGCGTGCCCGCGACGTGATCGAAGCGCAGAACAAGGCGGCCCTGGAAGCGGCCCGCGCACTGGGCGTCGAAGACAGCCTGGTTGAATTCGAGGGGCTGACACCCCAGATGATAGAGGCGCTGGCGAAGGATGACGTCAAGACGCTGGAAGACTTCGCCACCTGTGCCGACTGGGAACTCGCCGGCGGCTGGACCACCGTCAACGGAGAGCGCGTGAAGGACGAAGGCACGCTGGAGCCCTTCGACATCACGCTGGAAGAGGCGCAGGACATGATCATGACCGCGCGGGTCATGCTGGGCTGGGTCGATCCCGAAGACCTGGAAGCGAACGAAGAAGACGACGACGAAACCGTAGAGGAGGCCGAGGCCTGA
- a CDS encoding RNA-binding protein: MGRGGASKDRSEGPERKCISTGEVQPKFGLVRFVVGPDQEVVPDILGKLPGRGMYVSADRSALELAVKKKLFSRAAKQQVVVPDGLVDEVERQLARRVVDLISLQRKGGRAVAGYEKVKGWLQAEEAEVLIQASDGSGRGKSKLSTPHFGHYIGWLTADELGLAFGRQTVIHGALASGGLTHRVVEEAQRLRGVRKNETGKGQSKG, from the coding sequence ATGGGGCGCGGTGGTGCATCCAAGGACCGGTCCGAAGGTCCAGAACGCAAGTGCATTTCGACGGGAGAGGTGCAACCAAAGTTCGGGCTTGTGCGTTTCGTGGTTGGCCCGGATCAGGAGGTCGTTCCCGACATACTGGGCAAGCTGCCGGGTCGCGGGATGTACGTTTCGGCGGATCGGTCGGCGCTGGAGCTGGCGGTAAAGAAGAAGCTTTTCTCTCGCGCCGCCAAGCAGCAGGTCGTCGTACCCGACGGGCTGGTCGACGAAGTGGAACGGCAACTGGCGCGCAGGGTCGTCGATCTGATTTCCCTGCAACGAAAGGGTGGTCGTGCCGTTGCGGGATACGAAAAGGTAAAGGGCTGGCTTCAGGCAGAAGAAGCGGAAGTCCTGATACAGGCGTCCGACGGATCGGGCCGCGGCAAGAGCAAACTGAGTACGCCGCACTTTGGTCATTACATCGGTTGGCTGACCGCGGATGAATTGGGTTTGGCTTTCGGACGTCAAACTGTGATACATGGGGCGCTCGCCTCTGGTGGACTCACGCATCGTGTTGTAGAGGAAGCCCAACGACTACGAGGCGTGCGCAAAAACGAGACTGGCAAGGGTCAGTCGAAAGGATAG
- the infB gene encoding translation initiation factor IF-2 — translation MSDSDGKKTLGLRGGARPGNVKQSFSHGRTKNVVVETKRKRVVVPKPGAGKSGSSGAPVGDPSKRPAGITDAEMDRRLKAVQAAKAREAEEAAAREAEEKARAEERERRRAEQEEKEREEKEREEALRAKAEEDAQKKRDAEAAAEAAAAAPSEPAVARNQNAKAAPAQTPRKPERDREETSKKNRGSDNRRSGKLTVNQALTGGEGGRQRSMAAMKRKQERARQKAMGGPVEREKVVRDVQLPEAIMVSELAGRMSEKVGAVVKALMQNGMMVTQNETIDADTAELIIEEFGHKVVRVSDADVEDVIKEIEDKAEDLEPRPPVITIMGHVDHGKTSLLDAIRNAKVVAGEAGGITQHIGAYQVTTDTGAVLSFLDTPGHAAFTSMRSRGAQVTDIVVLVVAADDAVMPQTIEAINHAKAAKVPMIVAINKIDKPAANPDKVRTDLLQHEVIVEKLSGDVQDVEVSATTGQGLDELLEAIALQAEILELKANPNRAAVGAVIEAQLDVGRGPVATVLIQTGTLRQGDIFVVGEQYGKVRALINDAGERVKEAGPSVPVEVLGLNGTPEAGDVLNVTETEAQAREIAAYREKAAKDKRAAAGAATTLEQLMANAKANEDVSELPILLKADVQGSAEAIVQAMEKIGNEEVRVRVLHSGVGAITETDVGLAEASGAPIMGFNVRANASARNTANQKGVEIRYYSVIYDLVDDVKAAASGLLSNEIKENFIGYATIKEVFKVTGVGKVAGCLVTEGVARRSAGVRLLRDNVVIHEGTLKTLKRFKDEVSEVQSGQECGMAFENYDDIRPDDVIEIFEREEVTRTLT, via the coding sequence ATGAGCGATAGTGACGGCAAGAAAACATTGGGTCTGCGCGGTGGCGCACGTCCGGGGAACGTAAAGCAGAGCTTTAGCCACGGGCGGACCAAGAACGTTGTGGTCGAAACCAAGCGCAAGCGCGTTGTGGTGCCCAAGCCGGGTGCCGGAAAGAGCGGATCGAGCGGGGCTCCGGTAGGGGATCCTTCGAAACGCCCTGCCGGGATCACGGATGCCGAAATGGATCGCCGCCTGAAGGCCGTGCAGGCCGCGAAGGCCCGGGAGGCCGAGGAGGCCGCCGCCCGCGAAGCCGAGGAGAAAGCGCGCGCCGAGGAGCGTGAGCGCCGCCGGGCCGAGCAGGAAGAGAAAGAGCGCGAGGAAAAGGAACGCGAAGAAGCACTTCGCGCCAAGGCCGAGGAAGACGCACAGAAGAAGCGTGACGCGGAAGCCGCTGCCGAAGCGGCTGCGGCTGCGCCTTCGGAGCCTGCCGTCGCACGCAATCAGAACGCCAAGGCAGCGCCCGCGCAGACCCCCCGCAAACCGGAGCGGGACCGCGAGGAGACCAGCAAGAAGAACCGTGGCAGCGACAACCGCCGCTCGGGCAAGCTGACGGTTAACCAGGCGCTTACCGGCGGCGAAGGCGGCCGCCAGCGGTCCATGGCCGCGATGAAGCGCAAGCAGGAACGCGCCCGGCAGAAGGCCATGGGCGGCCCTGTCGAGCGGGAAAAGGTCGTGCGCGACGTTCAGTTGCCCGAGGCCATCATGGTATCCGAACTTGCCGGGCGCATGTCGGAAAAGGTCGGTGCCGTGGTCAAGGCGCTCATGCAGAACGGCATGATGGTGACGCAGAACGAAACCATCGACGCGGATACTGCCGAGCTGATCATCGAAGAATTCGGCCACAAGGTTGTGCGCGTATCCGACGCCGACGTGGAAGACGTGATCAAGGAGATCGAGGACAAGGCAGAAGACCTTGAGCCGCGTCCGCCGGTCATCACGATCATGGGTCACGTCGACCACGGGAAGACATCCTTGCTGGATGCGATCCGCAACGCCAAGGTCGTGGCGGGCGAAGCCGGTGGGATCACGCAGCACATCGGCGCCTATCAGGTGACCACCGACACCGGTGCGGTGCTGTCGTTCCTCGACACGCCCGGTCACGCGGCCTTTACATCGATGCGGTCTCGCGGGGCGCAGGTGACGGACATCGTCGTCCTTGTTGTCGCCGCGGACGATGCGGTGATGCCGCAGACGATCGAAGCGATCAACCACGCGAAGGCGGCCAAGGTGCCGATGATCGTGGCGATCAACAAGATCGACAAGCCAGCGGCGAACCCGGACAAGGTGCGCACCGACCTGCTGCAACACGAGGTCATCGTGGAGAAGCTGTCGGGCGACGTGCAGGACGTGGAAGTCTCCGCAACGACGGGCCAGGGTCTGGACGAATTGCTGGAAGCCATCGCGCTGCAGGCGGAAATCCTCGAACTCAAGGCCAACCCCAACCGCGCCGCGGTTGGTGCCGTGATCGAAGCACAGCTCGATGTGGGTCGCGGCCCGGTGGCGACGGTTCTGATCCAGACCGGGACATTGCGCCAGGGTGACATCTTTGTCGTGGGCGAGCAGTACGGCAAGGTCCGCGCGTTGATCAACGATGCCGGCGAACGCGTCAAAGAGGCGGGGCCGTCGGTGCCTGTCGAGGTTCTTGGCCTGAACGGCACACCCGAAGCGGGCGACGTGCTGAACGTGACGGAGACCGAGGCGCAGGCGCGCGAGATCGCGGCGTACCGCGAGAAAGCCGCGAAAGACAAACGCGCCGCAGCCGGTGCCGCCACGACGCTCGAACAGCTCATGGCGAACGCCAAGGCGAACGAGGACGTGAGCGAACTGCCGATCCTGCTGAAGGCGGACGTCCAAGGCTCCGCCGAGGCGATCGTCCAGGCGATGGAAAAGATCGGCAACGAAGAAGTGCGCGTGCGCGTCCTGCACTCTGGCGTCGGTGCGATCACCGAAACCGACGTGGGTCTTGCCGAAGCCTCCGGCGCACCGATCATGGGGTTCAACGTGCGTGCCAACGCATCGGCCCGCAACACGGCCAACCAGAAGGGCGTGGAAATCCGGTATTACTCCGTGATTTACGACCTTGTGGATGACGTGAAGGCTGCGGCGTCCGGCCTGCTGAGCAACGAGATCAAGGAAAACTTCATTGGTTATGCAACGATCAAGGAAGTGTTCAAGGTCACGGGCGTCGGCAAGGTGGCAGGCTGTCTGGTGACCGAAGGCGTGGCGCGCCGGTCGGCGGGTGTGCGTCTGCTGCGGGACAACGTGGTGATCCACGAAGGCACACTGAAAACGCTCAAGCGCTTTAAGGACGAAGTGTCCGAAGTCCAGTCCGGGCAGGAGTGCGGCATGGCGTTCGAAAACTATGACGACATCCGCCCGGATGACGTGA